From a region of the Candidatus Brocadia sp. genome:
- a CDS encoding dodecin family protein, protein MDDHIYKVIELVGTSTTTMEEAIQHALSRASETLRNMRWFQVVETRGRIENGKIARWEVILKVGFALEDTL, encoded by the coding sequence ATGGATGACCACATATATAAAGTAATTGAATTGGTAGGTACTTCTACAACGACGATGGAAGAGGCTATTCAACACGCACTTTCAAGGGCTTCGGAGACCTTACGCAATATGCGGTGGTTTCAGGTCGTCGAGACTAGAGGGCGTATTGAAAATGGCAAGATTGCCCGCTGGGAGGTTATACTCAAGGTAGGATTCGCGCTGGAGGACACCCTTTAG
- the polX gene encoding DNA polymerase/3'-5' exonuclease PolX, producing the protein MLLERIANILELKGENTFRINSYRKAARVIGDLTDDIEEIAKARKLTDIPGIGEGTAEKIIEYINTGKMAKYEEIKKGISEETVALMQIPGLGPKTVAMLSRELGIVGLADLENALREGKLKGLFGIGEKKIENIIKGIELFKTSQQRISIGMAYPIVKRIITGLQHNSQIADIQAAGSLRRMKETVGDIDILVSGANGADIVKAFVAMPGVTQVLASGDTKGSVRVEECVQVDLRVVSQDEFGSALQYFTGSKEHNIHLREIAKKKGFKISEYGIFQGDKKVGGTFEDEIYKMLGMDWIPPELRENRGEIEAAQEGKLPKLIEFSDIKGDLHNHSNWSDGIPTFEEMAAYAMKMDYHYLAVSDHSKSLHVANGLKEEELLEEIEEIDRLNKTFKRFTLLKSTEVDIKADGALDFSDKLLEKLDVVVASIHSGFKQGKDKITGRMVAAIHNPYVNIIAHPTGRLISKRAGYEVDMDKVIEACLETGTALEINCYYDRLDLNDINCRKAKEAGVVVAISTDAHHLDQMWMMELGVGIARRGWLEAKDVLNTLPFEKVKAFCMKKRR; encoded by the coding sequence TTGTTGCTCGAACGAATTGCCAACATCCTGGAACTCAAAGGCGAAAATACTTTCAGGATTAATTCATACCGAAAGGCTGCGCGGGTAATCGGGGATTTGACAGATGATATTGAAGAGATTGCCAAGGCACGGAAATTGACGGACATTCCTGGTATAGGGGAGGGGACAGCGGAAAAAATTATTGAGTATATTAACACCGGGAAGATGGCAAAATACGAAGAAATTAAGAAGGGGATTTCTGAAGAAACGGTAGCCCTGATGCAAATACCGGGTTTAGGTCCAAAGACCGTAGCGATGTTAAGTAGGGAACTAGGGATCGTTGGGTTGGCTGATCTTGAGAACGCCTTGCGTGAGGGTAAATTAAAAGGGTTATTTGGGATTGGTGAAAAGAAAATTGAAAATATCATCAAAGGCATTGAATTATTCAAGACAAGTCAGCAGCGAATATCTATTGGGATGGCATATCCTATTGTGAAAAGGATTATCACAGGGTTGCAGCATAATTCACAGATTGCGGATATTCAGGCTGCCGGCTCATTGCGGAGAATGAAAGAAACGGTAGGCGATATAGATATTCTCGTATCTGGTGCAAATGGGGCGGATATTGTAAAGGCTTTTGTCGCTATGCCGGGGGTGACTCAGGTATTGGCATCGGGTGACACCAAAGGTAGCGTTCGGGTTGAGGAGTGTGTTCAAGTAGACCTGAGGGTTGTTTCTCAAGATGAGTTTGGTTCAGCGTTGCAGTATTTTACCGGTTCGAAGGAACACAATATCCATCTGCGCGAGATTGCTAAAAAAAAGGGATTCAAGATCAGTGAATATGGTATTTTCCAGGGAGATAAAAAGGTCGGAGGAACGTTCGAAGATGAGATTTACAAAATGTTGGGGATGGACTGGATACCACCAGAACTGCGTGAAAACAGGGGGGAGATTGAGGCTGCTCAGGAGGGAAAATTGCCAAAGCTTATTGAATTCTCAGATATTAAAGGAGATCTCCACAATCATTCCAACTGGAGCGATGGTATTCCTACCTTCGAAGAAATGGCCGCATATGCCATGAAAATGGATTACCACTATCTCGCGGTTTCGGATCATTCAAAGTCGCTTCATGTAGCAAATGGTCTGAAAGAAGAAGAACTGCTTGAAGAGATTGAGGAGATAGACCGGTTGAACAAAACGTTTAAAAGGTTTACGTTGCTCAAATCCACCGAGGTAGACATTAAGGCCGACGGTGCACTGGATTTTTCTGATAAACTCCTGGAAAAGCTGGATGTTGTTGTTGCGTCGATTCATAGTGGTTTTAAGCAGGGAAAAGATAAGATTACCGGACGCATGGTTGCGGCAATTCATAATCCATACGTGAATATTATTGCCCATCCTACAGGCCGTTTGATCAGTAAACGTGCGGGATATGAAGTAGATATGGATAAGGTAATTGAAGCTTGTTTGGAGACCGGTACCGCTCTTGAGATCAATTGCTATTATGATCGGCTCGATCTGAATGACATCAATTGCAGAAAGGCAAAGGAGGCGGGAGTTGTGGTTGCGATTAGTACGGATGCCCATCATCTGGATCAAATGTGGATGATGGAATTAGGTGTGGGGATAGCGCGCAGAGGATGGCTGGAAGCCAAAGATGTATTAAATACGCTTCCCTTTGAGAAAGTGAAAGCTTTTTGCATGAAAAAGAGGAGGTAG
- the mtnP gene encoding S-methyl-5'-thioadenosine phosphorylase → MGEQMVGIIGGSGLYNIEGIKDVKSVSIETPFGKPSDSFTVGTLEGRRIAFLPRHGKGHTILPSELNFRANIYGMKKLGAEHIIAVSAVGSMKEEIKPLDIVIPDQFFDRTRGRISTFFGEGIVGHVSFADPICGILADTLYHAAKSTGTQTHKGGTYLCMEGPLFSTRAESHVYRQWGVSIIGMTNLQEAKLAREAEICYSTLAMATDYDCWHVSEEVVTLEMIIGNLNKNAETAKRILKAAIPKIELKRTCTCATAVQNAIVTHKDLIPESTKKKLDIIFGKYLR, encoded by the coding sequence ATGGGAGAGCAAATGGTCGGTATAATTGGCGGCAGCGGCCTTTATAATATCGAAGGAATTAAGGACGTCAAATCTGTATCCATTGAAACGCCGTTTGGCAAACCTTCCGATAGTTTTACCGTAGGCACTCTGGAAGGCCGTAGGATAGCCTTTCTGCCACGACACGGTAAAGGACATACCATTTTACCTTCTGAGCTAAACTTCAGAGCTAATATTTACGGGATGAAAAAGCTGGGCGCAGAACACATCATCGCCGTCAGTGCTGTAGGGAGCATGAAGGAGGAAATAAAACCTTTAGATATCGTGATTCCGGATCAATTTTTTGACAGAACACGGGGCAGGATTAGCACGTTTTTTGGAGAAGGGATTGTTGGTCATGTAAGTTTTGCCGACCCCATATGTGGCATCCTGGCCGATACCCTCTATCATGCGGCAAAATCAACAGGCACACAAACCCACAAAGGCGGCACGTATTTGTGCATGGAAGGCCCTTTGTTCTCCACACGTGCAGAATCACACGTCTACCGTCAGTGGGGAGTGAGTATTATTGGTATGACGAACCTCCAGGAGGCAAAGTTAGCGAGGGAGGCTGAGATCTGTTACAGTACCCTTGCCATGGCTACGGACTATGACTGCTGGCATGTGAGCGAAGAAGTTGTAACCCTTGAAATGATTATTGGAAATTTGAATAAAAACGCCGAAACCGCAAAACGAATCCTCAAGGCTGCTATTCCTAAAATTGAACTCAAAAGAACCTGTACCTGCGCTACGGCCGTCCAGAATGCCATTGTAACGCACAAAGACCTCATTCCAGAAAGCACCAAAAAGAAACTGGATATTATCTTTGGTAAATACCTGAGATAA
- a CDS encoding YkgJ family cysteine cluster protein, whose amino-acid sequence MGKIRGHHMNCRIGCGACCIALSISSSIPGMPDGKPAGVRCPQLSPDNRCLVFGKPERPAVCLSLRPREEMCGRTSEEAHAYLEFLEQCTDPSC is encoded by the coding sequence GTGGGAAAGATAAGAGGGCATCACATGAACTGCAGAATCGGTTGCGGGGCATGTTGTATTGCGCTGTCGATTTCGTCTTCCATTCCCGGCATGCCGGACGGAAAACCTGCCGGCGTCCGTTGTCCGCAACTCAGTCCGGATAATCGCTGCCTTGTCTTCGGCAAGCCGGAAAGGCCGGCAGTCTGCCTGAGCCTGCGGCCGCGGGAAGAGATGTGCGGACGAACCTCCGAAGAAGCACACGCATATCTGGAATTCCTCGAACAATGCACAGATCCTTCCTGCTAA